From the Luteolibacter rhizosphaerae genome, one window contains:
- a CDS encoding dicarboxylate/amino acid:cation symporter, with translation MKRIALHWQILAALLLATLTAAAFRGIFPEGEQPDFIKGAIELCKLIGDLFLRALKMIIVPLIVTSVVGGIAGLKEADGFGRLGLKTMGFYMGTGLLAILLGLFLVTTIQPGFGPDGAPNDQIREAFAHSTGVSSGDLAKVAAASGNVPEGKGIWASISGIFRSMLPENIFAAASANESVLGVLVFSLIFAAAVTKLPMEQGTYLRGFFIAASEAVGIIVHWIMIFAPIGVYALILPVVYQTGFGLFASLGKYVVTVLLALGLHLMVTMPLVLFFVARVNPMKHFRAVKEALIMAFSTSSSAATLPLTMECVRDRVGVSSRVTSFTLPIGTSINTDGTALYECVAVMFVAQVMGVTMGFGEMFFVVVAALLTSVGIAGVPHASLVAILLILKNSNVPGAEAAVGVLLAVDRFLDMSRTAVNVFGDTCVATLVARSEGERLTTQ, from the coding sequence ATGAAACGAATCGCTCTTCACTGGCAAATTCTCGCCGCCCTCCTGTTGGCCACTCTCACGGCCGCGGCATTCCGCGGCATTTTCCCGGAGGGAGAGCAGCCGGACTTCATCAAGGGCGCGATCGAACTCTGCAAGCTGATCGGGGATCTCTTCCTGCGCGCGTTGAAAATGATCATCGTGCCTCTGATCGTTACTTCGGTGGTCGGCGGAATTGCGGGGTTGAAGGAAGCGGATGGCTTCGGGCGTCTCGGCCTGAAAACCATGGGCTTTTACATGGGCACGGGCCTGCTGGCGATTCTGCTCGGGCTTTTCCTCGTGACGACGATCCAGCCCGGCTTCGGTCCGGATGGTGCGCCGAACGACCAAATCCGGGAAGCCTTCGCGCACAGCACCGGCGTGAGCTCCGGCGATCTGGCAAAGGTGGCCGCCGCTTCGGGCAATGTGCCGGAAGGGAAAGGGATTTGGGCCAGCATCTCGGGCATCTTCCGCTCGATGCTTCCGGAGAACATCTTTGCCGCCGCCTCGGCGAATGAGTCGGTGCTCGGGGTTCTGGTCTTCAGCCTCATCTTCGCCGCGGCGGTTACCAAGCTGCCCATGGAGCAGGGGACTTATCTGCGCGGGTTCTTCATCGCGGCCTCGGAGGCGGTGGGAATCATCGTGCACTGGATCATGATCTTCGCGCCGATCGGCGTGTACGCGCTGATCCTCCCGGTGGTCTATCAGACCGGATTCGGCTTGTTCGCGAGCCTCGGAAAATACGTCGTCACCGTGCTGCTCGCGCTCGGCCTGCACCTGATGGTGACCATGCCGCTGGTGCTCTTCTTCGTCGCCCGGGTCAATCCGATGAAGCACTTCCGGGCGGTGAAGGAGGCCCTGATCATGGCCTTCTCCACTTCCTCATCCGCTGCCACGCTGCCGCTGACGATGGAGTGCGTGCGCGATCGTGTCGGGGTTTCCTCCCGGGTCACCTCGTTTACGTTGCCGATTGGCACCTCGATCAACACCGACGGCACCGCACTCTACGAGTGTGTGGCGGTGATGTTCGTAGCGCAGGTCATGGGAGTGACCATGGGCTTCGGTGAGATGTTCTTCGTGGTCGTGGCCGCGCTGCTTACCAGCGTGGGCATTGCGGGGGTCCCCCACGCCAGCCTGGTGGCGATCTTGCTCATCCTGAAGAACTCCAATGTGCCCGGGGCAGAGGCAGCGGTAGGCGTCCTGCTAGCCGTCGACCGCTTCCTCGACATGAGCCGGACCGCGGTGAATGTCTTCGGCGATACCTGCGTGGCGACTCTGGTGGCTCGCAGCGAAGGCGAGCGGCTCACGACCCAGTGA
- a CDS encoding vWA domain-containing protein has product MVTTPLLLALAALVLATGAEWIHAGRVRSVAALAFGPGRKASPVGRLAPFIRVLALAMLVWGVATLLLLEPVAHRSTVKEVEAKERQHLLLVLDVSPSMRLRDAGAGGKESRMDRARAILESIIARTAHDKLHTTVVAVYNGAKPVVEETRDLEIIHNIMDNQMMHQAFESGKTKLLDGLAEAANIAKKWPAGSATLVLISDGDSVPASGMPKMPPSIGGVLVAGVGDPLKGTFIDGHHSRQDGSTLRQIATRLGGEYHDGNAKLVPTAMLQRLGTLAVDGKARLPGQRELAMALTTLGASLLAGLPLLLHFAGSTWQPGPKRAVTKKISRSPQLTASIH; this is encoded by the coding sequence ATGGTGACCACCCCGCTGCTACTGGCTCTCGCCGCGCTCGTGCTCGCCACGGGAGCGGAGTGGATTCACGCCGGGAGGGTCCGCAGCGTGGCCGCACTCGCCTTCGGTCCGGGGAGGAAAGCATCCCCGGTGGGGAGGCTGGCGCCTTTCATCCGAGTGCTCGCCTTGGCCATGCTGGTTTGGGGCGTGGCGACCCTGCTGCTTCTGGAACCGGTCGCGCACCGGTCCACAGTGAAGGAGGTGGAGGCAAAGGAGCGCCAGCATCTGCTGCTTGTTCTGGATGTCTCCCCCAGCATGCGTCTGCGCGATGCGGGAGCCGGAGGCAAGGAGAGCCGCATGGACCGTGCCCGCGCCATCCTCGAATCGATCATCGCCCGCACCGCCCATGACAAGCTCCACACCACCGTGGTGGCGGTTTACAACGGGGCCAAGCCGGTCGTGGAGGAGACCCGGGATCTGGAGATTATCCACAACATCATGGATAACCAGATGATGCATCAGGCCTTCGAATCAGGGAAAACCAAGCTGCTCGACGGACTGGCCGAGGCCGCGAACATCGCGAAGAAATGGCCTGCTGGATCCGCCACGCTGGTCCTGATCAGCGACGGTGATTCGGTGCCCGCTTCCGGCATGCCCAAGATGCCGCCATCGATCGGCGGCGTGCTGGTGGCCGGTGTCGGCGACCCATTGAAGGGTACGTTCATCGATGGCCACCACTCGCGGCAGGACGGCTCGACGCTCCGCCAGATCGCGACGCGGCTCGGCGGCGAATATCACGACGGCAATGCCAAGCTGGTGCCCACCGCGATGCTGCAGCGCCTCGGCACCCTGGCGGTAGACGGCAAGGCGCGGCTTCCCGGCCAGCGCGAACTGGCGATGGCACTGACCACCTTGGGGGCATCACTGCTCGCGGGCCTGCCGCTGCTGCTGCACTTCGCCGGGTCCACCTGGCAGCCCGGCCCCAAGCGCGCCGTTACAAAGAAGATTTCCCGGTCCCCACAACTCACCGCTTCCATTCACTGA
- a CDS encoding DUF58 domain-containing protein → METTLHHCEPLDSRQFMLAVKRLADSLSYGTDRSPFLGQGIEYVQSRRYEPGDPVKSMDWRITARTGKAHVKQFETPKQMPVWLVVDTSASMALASHPPGKYGLALQVAGGIALASLDRVSPVGVIGAGGRDLVVQPSLSRDVLLQWLHALRTYRFDEPTTLGQRLVALEPSLTQRSLLIVLSDFHDPDALGALKLVGARHDCICLIFRDPAEDQLKGAGLFRAREVESGRELVTHGRKLLSTTDALLASLKQASLDHFLIRPGEPFLGRLRHFLRARGGVSRRNRQ, encoded by the coding sequence ATGGAAACCACGCTTCACCACTGCGAGCCGCTGGATAGCCGGCAGTTCATGCTGGCGGTGAAGCGTCTCGCCGACAGCCTGAGCTACGGCACGGATCGCAGCCCTTTCTTGGGACAGGGGATCGAGTATGTGCAGTCGCGTCGCTACGAGCCCGGCGATCCGGTGAAGTCGATGGACTGGCGGATCACGGCACGAACCGGCAAGGCGCACGTGAAGCAATTCGAGACGCCGAAGCAAATGCCGGTGTGGCTGGTGGTGGATACCTCGGCCTCGATGGCGCTGGCCTCCCATCCACCAGGCAAATACGGGCTGGCCCTGCAGGTGGCGGGCGGGATCGCCCTCGCATCCTTGGACCGGGTGAGCCCGGTGGGGGTGATCGGTGCCGGTGGACGCGACCTCGTGGTGCAACCGAGCCTCTCCCGCGATGTGCTGCTGCAGTGGCTCCATGCGCTGCGCACCTATCGTTTTGACGAGCCGACGACCTTGGGCCAACGCCTGGTCGCCCTCGAACCTTCGCTCACGCAGCGCTCGCTGCTAATCGTGCTGAGTGACTTCCATGATCCGGATGCGCTAGGCGCGCTGAAGCTGGTGGGAGCACGGCATGATTGCATCTGCCTGATCTTCCGCGATCCGGCGGAGGACCAGCTCAAGGGAGCAGGTCTCTTCCGGGCCCGGGAGGTGGAGTCGGGACGTGAACTGGTGACCCACGGGAGAAAGCTTCTCTCTACCACCGACGCCTTGCTGGCCTCTCTGAAACAGGCCTCGCTCGACCACTTCCTGATCCGCCCGGGTGAACCCTTCCTCGGTCGTCTCCGCCATTTCCTCCGCGCCCGCGGGGGCGTCTCACGCCGCAACCGCCAATGA
- the dusB gene encoding tRNA dihydrouridine synthase DusB, with amino-acid sequence MLHWFQNGAFPLYLAPMAGVTDVVFRQICKELGADVMVTEFVSAEGIMQADERTRKYTEFTEEQRPVGVQLFGGDGERMGEAAKKIINWKRPDFIDINFGCPVNKVVSKNGGSSLLKDCPTLASVASGVKKGVAGEVPVTAKMRIGWDDKTVNAVEVCRILEDCGMEAIAVHGRTRSQGYSGEANWEVIDACARAVKIPVIGNGDIASGEDLARRKRETAVSGVMIGRAAMQNPWVFREAKHFIQTGETLPSVPLEERWALVLRHCRLAVNSARYGAERHAMMSMRARLMAYCKGFPGAKELRQRLARVESVGEVEDIAAMSLAAAETVEV; translated from the coding sequence GTGCTCCATTGGTTCCAAAACGGCGCGTTTCCTCTCTATCTGGCCCCCATGGCCGGGGTGACAGACGTGGTCTTCCGCCAGATCTGCAAGGAACTAGGTGCCGATGTGATGGTCACCGAATTCGTCTCGGCGGAGGGGATCATGCAGGCGGACGAGCGGACCCGGAAATACACCGAGTTCACCGAGGAGCAGCGGCCGGTGGGCGTGCAGCTCTTCGGCGGCGATGGCGAGCGCATGGGAGAAGCGGCCAAGAAGATCATCAATTGGAAGCGCCCGGACTTCATCGACATCAATTTCGGCTGCCCGGTGAACAAGGTGGTCTCGAAGAACGGCGGCTCTTCCCTGCTCAAGGACTGCCCCACCCTCGCCTCCGTGGCCTCCGGAGTGAAGAAAGGCGTCGCAGGAGAAGTTCCGGTCACCGCGAAAATGCGCATCGGCTGGGACGATAAGACCGTGAATGCGGTGGAGGTCTGTCGGATTCTGGAAGACTGCGGGATGGAAGCGATCGCCGTTCATGGCCGCACCCGCTCGCAGGGCTACTCCGGCGAGGCGAACTGGGAGGTGATCGACGCCTGTGCCCGGGCGGTGAAAATCCCGGTGATCGGAAACGGCGACATCGCCAGCGGCGAGGATCTGGCCCGGCGGAAGCGGGAAACCGCGGTGTCCGGCGTGATGATCGGTCGTGCCGCGATGCAGAATCCCTGGGTATTTCGCGAAGCCAAACATTTCATCCAGACCGGCGAGACCCTGCCCTCGGTTCCCTTGGAGGAACGCTGGGCCCTTGTTCTGCGTCATTGCAGGCTGGCCGTGAATAGCGCCCGCTACGGGGCGGAGCGCCATGCCATGATGTCGATGCGGGCGCGGCTAATGGCTTACTGCAAAGGATTTCCGGGTGCCAAGGAGTTACGCCAACGCCTCGCCCGGGTGGAGTCTGTAGGGGAGGTGGAGGACATCGCTGCCATGTCTCTCGCGGCGGCGGAGACGGTGGAGGTGTGA
- a CDS encoding DUF6607 family protein, which yields MRPLRSLTLFLAVAGFQSLAAEEPAKKEEKPKAPAPTKGHVFAWPFMDWKEMQPRGGMTQGSEVTLLKGSKDSWKRLQESGLAKFEQDRRAILAMIGSYRVSFDFTETVGLAEDFKPTRPYFSWGTEHVSLVEDKGEFISLQHSLVMYFKDEKGETQGPHVMKHWRQDWTWQDPEMQVYQGDLTWKKTPTPQPEGKWTQAVFQVDDSPRYEVAGAWNHEGGLSIWRSENCPRPLPRREFTIRKDYNVLEGIHEISITPNGWVHIQNNRKLQVSKDGSKKYLGQELGVDRYEEITAPDLATGFNAYWAKTNGYWKDVRDTWASILKERDSFSMKDTYDGKQLYEAHFGYAAKLEEAEKPDPEADLKHAKETIDSFLN from the coding sequence ATGAGACCTTTGCGAAGCCTCACCCTGTTTCTCGCCGTGGCGGGATTCCAGTCCCTCGCGGCCGAGGAGCCCGCGAAAAAAGAAGAAAAGCCGAAAGCGCCCGCCCCGACGAAGGGCCATGTGTTTGCCTGGCCCTTCATGGACTGGAAGGAGATGCAGCCGCGGGGAGGCATGACCCAGGGCTCGGAGGTCACGCTGCTCAAGGGTTCCAAAGACTCGTGGAAGCGGCTTCAGGAGAGCGGCCTGGCGAAGTTCGAGCAGGACCGTCGGGCGATTCTGGCCATGATCGGAAGCTACCGGGTGAGCTTCGATTTCACCGAGACCGTGGGCTTGGCGGAGGATTTCAAGCCGACCCGGCCCTACTTCTCCTGGGGCACCGAGCATGTGAGTTTGGTGGAGGACAAGGGCGAATTCATCAGCCTGCAGCACTCGCTGGTGATGTATTTCAAGGACGAGAAAGGTGAGACCCAAGGGCCGCACGTGATGAAGCACTGGCGGCAGGACTGGACCTGGCAGGACCCGGAAATGCAGGTCTACCAAGGCGATCTCACCTGGAAGAAAACGCCGACTCCCCAGCCCGAAGGCAAGTGGACCCAAGCGGTCTTCCAAGTCGATGATTCCCCGCGCTACGAAGTGGCCGGTGCATGGAACCACGAAGGTGGCCTTTCTATCTGGCGCAGCGAGAACTGCCCGCGTCCCCTGCCCCGCCGCGAGTTCACGATCCGCAAGGACTACAACGTCCTGGAGGGCATCCACGAGATCTCGATCACGCCGAACGGGTGGGTTCACATCCAGAACAACCGCAAGCTCCAGGTGAGCAAGGATGGCTCCAAGAAATACCTCGGGCAGGAACTCGGGGTGGATCGCTACGAGGAGATCACCGCACCCGATCTCGCGACCGGATTCAATGCCTACTGGGCCAAGACCAACGGCTACTGGAAGGATGTTCGCGATACCTGGGCCTCGATCCTCAAGGAGCGGGATAGCTTCTCGATGAAGGACACCTACGACGGGAAGCAGCTCTATGAAGCTCACTTCGGCTATGCCGCGAAGCTGGAGGAGGCGGAGAAGCCCGATCCGGAAGCGGATCTGAAGCATGCCAAGGAAACCATCGATAGCTTCCTGAACTGA
- the queC gene encoding 7-cyano-7-deazaguanine synthase QueC produces the protein MKTVVLLSGGMDSVTAFYEVMREHEVVAALSFDYGSKHNAREIPFARLHAERAGVPHRSIDLTFMNECFASDLLKSGGEIPDGHYAEENMKKTVVPFRNGIMLAVACGFAESAEAEALAIAAHSGDHAIYPDCREPFMQGMAMAMEEGTYARIRLLRPFIAMDKTAIARRGIELGIDFSETWSCYKGGEIHCGTCGTCVERREAFILAGITDPTIYLATPEIPAAPE, from the coding sequence ATGAAGACGGTCGTCCTGCTTAGCGGCGGCATGGACTCCGTGACCGCATTCTACGAGGTCATGCGCGAGCATGAGGTCGTGGCTGCGCTGTCCTTCGACTACGGCTCGAAGCACAACGCCCGGGAAATCCCTTTTGCCCGCCTGCACGCAGAGCGCGCGGGAGTGCCTCACCGGAGCATCGATCTCACCTTCATGAACGAGTGCTTCGCCTCCGACCTGTTGAAGAGCGGCGGCGAGATTCCCGACGGCCACTACGCGGAGGAGAACATGAAGAAGACCGTGGTGCCCTTCCGCAACGGCATCATGCTGGCCGTGGCCTGTGGTTTCGCGGAGAGCGCGGAAGCAGAGGCTCTGGCCATCGCCGCACATTCCGGCGATCACGCGATCTATCCCGATTGCCGCGAGCCTTTCATGCAGGGCATGGCCATGGCGATGGAGGAGGGCACCTACGCTCGCATCCGGCTGCTGCGCCCCTTCATCGCGATGGACAAGACCGCCATCGCCCGACGCGGTATCGAGCTCGGGATCGATTTCTCCGAAACCTGGTCCTGCTACAAAGGCGGAGAGATCCACTGCGGGACTTGCGGCACCTGCGTCGAGCGCCGGGAAGCCTTCATTCTCGCAGGCATCACCGATCCCACGATCTATCTCGCCACGCCGGAGATTCCGGCTGCCCCCGAGTAG
- a CDS encoding phage regulatory CII family protein, translated as MESHEVLRRAFAKTSPKAVAADLGISLSLVYKWAEKQSDDGSGSRNPLDRLMKIVELSGDLGVIEWLCQQTGGYFVRNPQSHCEKGYQVLPATNEIIGQFSVLLQQISAAALDHSISAKEAKEIRECWDKLKSYAEGFVRCCEEGDYDQMLHIPKPSEGPARYPAKK; from the coding sequence ATGGAAAGCCATGAAGTCCTCCGCCGGGCATTTGCAAAGACCAGTCCCAAGGCTGTCGCCGCAGACCTGGGGATCTCGCTCTCATTGGTTTACAAATGGGCCGAGAAGCAGAGCGATGACGGGAGCGGTAGCCGCAATCCGCTGGATCGCCTGATGAAGATCGTGGAGCTCAGCGGCGACCTGGGCGTGATCGAATGGCTCTGCCAGCAGACCGGCGGCTACTTCGTGCGCAATCCGCAAAGCCACTGCGAGAAGGGCTACCAAGTCCTGCCGGCCACGAACGAAATCATCGGCCAGTTCTCCGTGCTCTTGCAGCAGATCTCCGCCGCCGCACTCGATCACTCGATCAGCGCGAAGGAAGCGAAGGAAATCCGCGAGTGCTGGGACAAGCTGAAGAGCTATGCCGAAGGCTTCGTGCGCTGCTGCGAGGAAGGAGACTACGACCAGATGCTCCACATCCCGAAGCCCTCGGAAGGACCGGCCCGCTACCCGGCGAAGAAGTAA
- a CDS encoding SGNH/GDSL hydrolase family protein: MRTFGWSIIAICIASLGLHAQEPAAPRRQANAGKRSTPEPALSWHDVKGWGLEGRAFGEMERKNWFDRLPAAAEGKVTKAVWQLGQDTSGMLVRFKTDATVIWANYQLRRPNLALPNITAIAASGLDLYAKDPKGQWRWAGVTRPNSKHVRQEIIKGMSPGMREYMLYLPIKNGIEKLEIGLPPDAKFEPVAPRTEKPIVFYGTSITHGASASRPGMTHTAILGRRLDRPVINLGFSGNGRMDAAVGDLLVKIDAAVYVIDCLPNMNADAVRRKCIPLVKQLRAAKPDVPILLVEDRRNTNSWLLPERNKHHDANHLALRECMEKLKAEGITGLHYLPGDALLGDDGEAATDGSHPSDLGFVRQADQFEPLLKACLAPK; this comes from the coding sequence ATGAGAACCTTCGGATGGAGCATCATCGCCATTTGCATCGCGAGCCTCGGCTTGCACGCCCAGGAGCCTGCAGCCCCGCGAAGGCAGGCGAATGCCGGGAAGCGATCAACTCCGGAGCCAGCGCTCTCTTGGCACGATGTGAAGGGATGGGGGCTCGAGGGCCGGGCCTTCGGTGAAATGGAGCGCAAGAACTGGTTCGATCGCCTGCCCGCAGCCGCGGAGGGAAAGGTGACGAAGGCGGTGTGGCAGCTCGGTCAGGACACCTCCGGCATGCTGGTCCGCTTCAAGACGGATGCCACGGTGATCTGGGCAAACTATCAACTCCGGAGACCGAATCTTGCTTTGCCGAATATCACCGCCATCGCGGCCAGCGGTCTGGACCTCTATGCGAAAGATCCCAAGGGCCAATGGCGCTGGGCCGGCGTGACACGCCCTAACAGCAAGCACGTGCGCCAAGAGATTATCAAGGGCATGAGCCCCGGCATGCGTGAGTACATGCTCTATCTCCCGATCAAGAACGGCATCGAGAAGCTGGAGATCGGGCTGCCTCCCGATGCCAAGTTCGAGCCCGTCGCGCCGCGGACCGAAAAGCCGATCGTGTTCTACGGCACCTCGATCACCCACGGTGCCAGTGCATCCCGCCCGGGCATGACCCACACCGCGATCCTGGGCCGGCGCCTTGACCGGCCGGTGATCAACCTCGGCTTCTCCGGCAACGGGCGGATGGATGCCGCGGTCGGCGATTTGCTCGTGAAGATCGATGCCGCCGTCTACGTGATCGACTGCCTGCCGAACATGAACGCCGATGCCGTTCGGAGAAAATGCATCCCGCTGGTGAAGCAACTGCGCGCGGCAAAGCCCGATGTGCCAATCCTTCTCGTCGAGGACCGGCGGAATACCAACTCATGGCTCCTGCCCGAGCGAAACAAGCATCACGACGCGAACCACCTCGCGCTTCGCGAATGCATGGAAAAGCTGAAGGCGGAGGGAATCACCGGCCTGCACTACCTCCCGGGCGATGCCCTGCTCGGGGATGACGGCGAGGCCGCCACGGACGGCTCCCACCCCAGCGATCTGGGCTTCGTGCGTCAGGCGGATCAGTTCGAGCCACTGCTCAAAGCTTGTCTCGCTCCGAAGTGA
- the queF gene encoding preQ(1) synthase, which translates to MKPTELTLLGHSENRLPASPDEATLETFPNCRPGRRFWITLDCPEFSSLCPVTGQPDTAHLVIRYVPGERCVETKSLKFYLASFRNLPAFNEEIVNRVLDDLITAMSPLEIVVSGKFSPRGGIQLTAEARYPEA; encoded by the coding sequence GTGAAGCCAACCGAACTGACCCTGCTGGGCCACTCCGAGAACCGTCTACCGGCCAGCCCGGATGAAGCGACGCTGGAGACCTTTCCGAATTGTCGCCCCGGCCGTCGCTTCTGGATCACTCTCGATTGCCCGGAGTTCTCCTCGCTCTGCCCGGTCACGGGACAGCCGGATACCGCCCATCTCGTGATCCGCTACGTCCCCGGCGAGCGCTGTGTGGAGACCAAGTCGCTGAAGTTCTACCTCGCCTCCTTCCGTAACCTGCCCGCTTTCAACGAGGAGATCGTGAACCGTGTGCTCGATGACCTGATCACGGCGATGTCGCCGCTCGAGATCGTGGTGAGCGGCAAATTCTCGCCGCGTGGCGGCATCCAACTCACGGCGGAAGCCCGTTACCCGGAAGCGTGA
- a CDS encoding tetratricopeptide repeat protein, whose translation MKILVLTLWCLVPVGLLAYHYGPGQEQMVLDQSAALLDGAKSKAASGDLSGAIAGYEETLAKLPKDKLAEARRIRLELAKARMENSELPKAREELAALADELAQDPNAHAGLRDETLSALASSRFYMTYLMKLEGLPDSEWEPEIEAARQEQKLLVQRASEAGDSAAAKKHGDDLEASIKLARMEPEELYGQAIPKQCNCCSGKCASNKPGTKPSQKPKDGRGAGAGAPADGEGS comes from the coding sequence ATGAAGATCCTTGTGCTCACCTTGTGGTGCCTCGTCCCGGTCGGCCTGCTGGCCTATCACTACGGACCGGGCCAGGAGCAAATGGTGCTCGATCAAAGCGCCGCGCTGCTTGATGGCGCGAAGTCCAAGGCCGCTTCCGGCGACCTCTCCGGAGCCATCGCCGGTTACGAAGAGACCTTGGCCAAACTGCCGAAGGACAAGCTGGCCGAAGCCCGTCGGATCCGCCTCGAGTTGGCGAAGGCGCGCATGGAGAACTCCGAGCTGCCCAAGGCACGTGAAGAGCTCGCCGCGCTGGCCGACGAGCTCGCGCAGGATCCGAATGCCCATGCCGGTCTGCGAGATGAAACGCTCTCCGCACTGGCCAGCTCGCGCTTCTACATGACCTACCTCATGAAGCTCGAGGGCCTGCCCGACAGTGAATGGGAGCCGGAAATCGAGGCGGCGCGGCAGGAGCAAAAGCTTCTGGTCCAGCGTGCCAGCGAAGCCGGTGACAGCGCTGCAGCGAAAAAGCACGGCGATGATCTGGAAGCCTCCATCAAGCTCGCCCGCATGGAGCCGGAAGAGCTCTACGGACAGGCGATTCCGAAGCAGTGCAACTGCTGCTCCGGCAAGTGTGCTTCGAACAAGCCCGGCACGAAGCCGAGCCAGAAGCCTAAGGATGGCCGCGGCGCCGGTGCCGGTGCTCCCGCAGATGGCGAAGGCTCCTGA
- a CDS encoding vWA domain-containing protein — translation MTFAHPWLLALLLIPAVLAVFLWKQGGRKVPLPFDHQPLKRARLLGFMLRCTTILPVLLLAVAIAILAGPRRFEQPRSEREMTNILFCLDVSGSMMAQFGSTTRYDAAMEAVNDFISFRKGDAFGLMVFGSSVLNWVPLTNDVSAFKCAPPFLRPEKIYHIGGGTMIGMALREAEKNLLYSSTGDRMIVLFTDGESYDLSDGKDVEIANSLKANGIKVYDVHVAEGGAPESVGVIASITGGEVFNAGDPAALKAIFARIDEMQKAPLKRVTPDPIDFFEPFAIAGLSIGGLYLLTLFGLRHTPW, via the coding sequence ATGACCTTTGCCCATCCATGGCTGCTTGCCTTGCTGCTGATCCCGGCGGTGCTGGCGGTATTCCTGTGGAAGCAGGGCGGACGGAAGGTGCCCCTGCCCTTCGACCACCAGCCGCTGAAGCGGGCCCGACTGCTGGGCTTCATGCTACGCTGCACGACGATTCTGCCGGTGCTTCTGCTGGCGGTGGCGATCGCGATCCTGGCGGGGCCGCGGCGCTTCGAGCAGCCACGGAGCGAGCGGGAGATGACGAACATCCTTTTCTGTTTGGATGTGTCCGGCTCGATGATGGCGCAGTTCGGTTCGACCACGCGCTACGATGCCGCGATGGAAGCGGTGAACGACTTCATCTCCTTCCGCAAGGGTGATGCCTTCGGCCTGATGGTCTTCGGCAGCAGCGTGCTCAACTGGGTGCCGCTGACCAACGATGTGTCCGCCTTCAAGTGCGCACCGCCCTTCCTGCGGCCGGAGAAGATCTACCACATCGGCGGCGGCACGATGATCGGCATGGCTCTGCGCGAAGCGGAGAAGAACCTGCTCTACAGTTCGACCGGTGACCGCATGATCGTGCTCTTCACCGACGGCGAAAGCTACGACCTGAGCGATGGCAAGGATGTCGAAATTGCGAACAGCCTGAAGGCCAACGGCATCAAAGTCTACGATGTCCACGTGGCGGAAGGCGGGGCACCGGAGTCGGTGGGCGTGATCGCCTCGATCACCGGTGGCGAGGTCTTCAATGCCGGTGACCCGGCCGCTCTCAAGGCGATCTTCGCGAGGATCGACGAGATGCAGAAGGCACCGCTGAAGCGCGTGACGCCGGATCCGATCGACTTCTTCGAGCCCTTCGCGATCGCCGGACTGAGCATCGGCGGGCTGTATCTGCTCACCCTCTTCGGACTGCGACACACGCCATGGTGA